Below is a window of Camelina sativa cultivar DH55 chromosome 11, Cs, whole genome shotgun sequence DNA.
gtaaCAATGTTGCCAATCCACAAGATCAAGTGTAtccgcctcaacaacaacaacaaggtcaacaaaaaccttttgtgccttacaatccggCAAGGTTACCAGGCTCCATcaggaccaccgccaggattccgccctcaaccagttcagcctactccagccccaaatcaagaaatgaagcagatgatgcaacaacttcttcagggtcaagctagcggatctatggatactgctaagaagtttgctgatcttagtcagaggatggaatgttcctacaatgatATGAACGTCAAATTCGAAGCTCTGAACTCGAAGGCCAAtctgcttctacttctgcaccaaagTCTGGCCAATTCCCAGGGAAAGCTATTCAGAACCCCAAGGNTTTTCCAAGTTCctgatggggagggtgagcagactgaggagatcagctatgtccagaatcagggtgggtacaacaaaggttacaaccaatacaaggcaaaccccaatttgtcttaccgaagtaaCAATGTTGCCAATCCACAAGATCAAGTGTAtccgcctcaacaacaacaacaaggtcaacaaaaaccttttgtgccttacaatccggCAAGGTTACCAGGCTCCATcaggaccaccgccaggattccgccctcaaccagttcagcctactccagccccaaatcaagaaatgaagcagatgatgcaacaacttcttcagggtcaagctagcggatctatggatactgctaagaagtttgctgatcttagtcagaggatggaatgttcctacaatgatATGAACGTCAAATTCGAAGCTCTGAACTCGAAGGCCAAtctgcttctacttctgcaccaaagTCTGGCCAATTCCCAGGGAAAGCTAttcagaaccccaaggagtttGCAAATGCAATTACgctgagaagtgggaaaacattgcctcccagaCAGGGAATTCCAGacgtcactgaggacaatgaggaattagatggggaggattttgttcaggatgaTGCTCAGATGGAGAACCCAGTCGAAGCAGTCAAAGATCCAATCGAGCCAGTGAAGCAGTCCGAACCTGAAGCTGTTAAGGAACCTGCTGTTCCTGATGAAAACCTGCGAGATTCAtacctccaccatacaagcctcctctaccattcctagtgaggttcaagaagcagcttactgagaagtacaaagccttgttcgaaaaacaagtcaaggagattgagttgaggatgccattgctggatgcattcgcacttgttcctcactaccagaaattcctcaaggactaagtgatggagagatcaaaaaaagttcaaggcatggtggtactaagtcttgagtgcagtgcaatcatccagaagaaaATTGTACCCAggaagctcaaagatcctggatcattcactccaccttgctcccttggacctatgtcttttgacAGGTGcctatgtgatcttggcgcttcagttaatCTTATGCCACTCTCTGTTGCTACGAGGTTGGGTTTTACAAGGTTCAAGGGTTGCGACATCTCTCTTATCCTTGCAGAcagatcagtgagacttccgtatgatattttagaagacttacccgtcaggatcagagacgtcgaagtgccaaccgactttgtggttctggagatggatgaagaaccaaaagatcctctgATCTTAGGAAGACCGTTCATGGCGGTagctggagccatcattgatgtcagaaatggcaagattgacctcaatctgggcgacgacttcactatgaagtttgacatcaaggataccttGAAGAAGCCAATGATAGGAGGACATGTCTTatacattgaagagatggataaattggctgatgagttgttggaggaattagctgaggaggatcatctcaagACTGCGTtgaccacttgttacaagaatctgctagaTTCACACAGAGAAACGGATGGATCAGAGGAACTCAAGCAGCTATTTGACGCAGAGGAGGTATgtgcagttgagacagagagtCCAGAACGTGATATCTCCCGCTCGACCGACGTCAAGACCCAACTCGAAACACCGACGTCCCAATCAATCGAGTCGCACccctcccactcgaccatgaTCACTCCTGACTCCCATGCTGATGACTGGTCAGAACTGAAAGCTCcgaaggtagaactcaaaactctcccttctggactcaggtacgtttttctgggaacATATTCTACTTATTCTGTAATAGTGAATtctaggttgagtgatgatgaattggggaTGCTAGTAACTGAGCTTAAGAAGTTTAGAAAGGCTATAGGTTATtgtttagatgatatcaaaggaatctcacctagtctttgcacacataggatcaatcttgaaaatgagtcttatgctagtattgaacccAGAGGAGATTGAATCCTAACCTGAAggaagtagtaaagaaagaaattttaaaactgcttgatgctggagttatctatcctatctctgatagtacttgggtatctccagtgcactgtgtacctaagAAAGGAGGCATAACTGTgatcaaaactgaaaaaaatgagttaatcccaactagaaccatcacaggacataggatgtgcattgattataggaagttgaatgctgtatctaggaaagatcattttcctcttcctttcattgatcaaatgttggaaagactagcTAGTCATCCTTATTAcggtttccttgatgggtatagtggattcttccaaaaCCCTATTCACCCAAATGATCAAGAAAAGATAACATTTACCTGTCCTTATGACACttttgcctacagacgcatgccatttggtttgtgcaatgctcctgccacctttcaaaggtgcatgacatcaattttctcggatttgattgaggagtcagtggaagtgtttatggacgacttctctgtatacggttccactttctcctcctgtttgttaaatctgtgcagggtattgacgcgatgtgaggagacgaacctggtgctgaactgggagaagtgccacttcatggttgaagaagggatcgttctgggacacaaaatttctgagaaaggaattgaggttgacaaaggtaaaattgaggtcatggttcagcttcaaccgcctaagacagtgaaggacatcatAAGCtttctgggacatgctgggttttacaggagattTACCAAGgatttctcaaaaattgcaagacctttgacaaggtttttgtgcaaggaggttgagttcgaatttgatgcagcatgcttggaagctttcagcaagatcaTGGAGGCGTTGGTTTCAGCACCCATAGTTCAAGCtccgaattgggatcatccgtttgagatcatgtgtgatgcttcagacttcccagttggagcagttctgggacagcgtattgacaataagcttcatgtcatctactacgcaAGTCGTACCTTAGACGAGACACAAGGAAGATATgctaccacagagaaggaactcctagcagttgtgtatgcattcgaaaaattcaggagttaccttgtgggttcgaatgtcatagtgtataccgaccatgctgctctgagacacatctactcgaagaaggataccaaaacgagactgttgagatggatcctgcttcttcaggagtttgacatggagatagttgacaagaaaggcatagaaaacAGAGTTGTAGATCATTTGTCtagaatgaggattgaagattCTGTTCCcatagatgattcaatgcccgaggaacaacttctggtcgcccaggtttgtgagcagatgcatgacacAAGGGTTGAGAACCTCAAAATCAGATGCATGGCGATCACTTCTGAGACTGCAACATGGTATGCAGAtgtcgtgaattacaaggtttgtggagaagtttctgatgacatggatccctacaggaagaagaatattttcagggaggtcaaccactacttctgggatgagccCTATCTCTACAAAAGAGGTTCTGACGGTCTGTTTAGGAGATGCATAACAGAAGGGGAAGTGCAGGGAGTACTTGAACACTGCCACGGTTCCACCTATGGCGGTCacttcgccacattcaagacagctcagaaggttcttcaagcgggtctctggtggccaactTTGTTCAAGGATgctcacagtttcatcaccaagtgtgatgcttgtcagaggatgggcaacatcacaaggaggaacgagatgccccaaaatccgatcctggaagtagagatatttgatgtttggggtataGACTTCATGGATCCTTTCAATCCTCCATCAAATGACAATGTCTATATTCTggtggcagttgattatgtttctaagtgggtcgaagccattgccagtcctaccaacgatcacaaggttgttctgaagcTATTCAAGAGCATAATATTTCCAAGGTATGTGATACCTAGAGCAGTGATCAGGGATGGTGGAACTCATTTCATCAACAAAGTGTTTGAGagtatgctgagaaagtatggagtcaagcacaaggtgtctactgcgTATCAAGGCGCTTGAGTACAAGGCGCTTTGggctatcaagttgctgaacttggatattgataCAGCCAAGGCCAAGAGGACCCTTGATctacatgagttggaagaaatcagacttgatgcCTATGAGAGTTCAAAGATTTACAAGGAAAGaacaaagaattttcatgataagaaaattgttgtcaaggagctcaaggcTGGGGATCAGGTTTTGAttttcaactccaaacttaagttatttcctggaaagcttaagtctaggtggtctggaccttttgaCGTCAAGGAAGTTCTGTCATTCGGAGCCATTactcttctgaacaaggatAGTAGCGAATTCAATataaatggtcagagagtcaagaaatatttagctgatcaaGTCCGACCAGAGGGGTCTTCTGTGCTCTTCTATGAACCCAGAAAAGcataaaaagctgaaaagtcaaggtagagactttaaacaagctcacttgggaggaagtcccaaaggtatcattgtaaatatatatttttttttttaggatccttgtgtttttaatttttgtttttgggtttctaAGTGTTCGGGAATCAACAGAAGGGAGTTTAAGCAGTTAAAGGAGTGAGTTTTGAATAAAGTCGTGTATGATGAGttttacaaaagagaagaaaagttacAGAAGGGAGTCAGAGTCAAAGAGAGATTGTTTGTCAAATgggaacaaaatatatatatatatatatatatatatatatatatatatctagagaAGAATCTTCACAATTAGGTGACCTCACTCTCCTTTTCCCTCACCCACGTGAAACTTTCACCCATCCTTTCATCCACCATCACGCTTGTTCCCCTCTCCAAACATATTAACTTTGTGTCACTTCACCACCATCTTTACCCTCACGATTATCTCTCTTTTTAAACACACTCTCACCTCCCTCTTTTTCAATCACCTCTACGCTCATTATCATCAACTCACTTTCACCTCTCTTTCATACTCGACTGGCGATCTCGACGTCCCTCCACACCGGCGCGGAGCTGCACCAACCGAGCCATTTTCTTCAACCACCAATCGAGCCGTCGTCTTCCCCAGCTCCGGAGAAGTTCCACACTCGAATCCACCTGCGTTCGCTCGACTAGCGTGAAGCTGCAACGCTGCCAAAGCGTTACTCTCATCGTCTTCGATCAAGCCGAACCTGTGCGACTTCACTCTCCTGTCTCTCAATTACTCGATGTCAACGACAGGATCGATCCACTCACCAGTCGGGCCATCGAAGCCTCCCTCAATCGAGCCAGTCTCACACGTCCCTCGAGTCGCTACTCAATCCGCTCGCTCAACCCACGTCCGCGAAGCTTACCTCAATCGAGCCGTCAACACACTCCCTCAATCGAACCGGTCTCACACCTCCCTCGAGTCGCTACTCGATCCGCTCGCTCAACCCACGTCCGCGAAGCATACCTCAATCGAGCTGCCTCCGTAACCCTCAATCGAGCTGTCTCTGTAACTTCAATCGAGCCACGGTCGAACGTCttcaatcgagccactctcgatTCACTCTCTCCGCCCGACAACACCTTCTTTCTCACAAGATTCCTGCTCTGGCGAAGCTGCTCAGCACAATCGAGCCGTCTCCAGGAAGCGTAAATCGAACCAGTCTCAACCACTCGATCGAGCCGTGTCTGAGAAGCGTCAATCGAGCCGACTCCAGGAAGCGTCAATCGAGCCAGTCTCACCACTGCAATCGAGCCATCATTCGCACCGTCGTCCTCATACCCGCATCTCTACGCATGAATCGAGCCATTCCGAACTTAAGCAACCGAGCCGGTTTTACATTTACCAATCGAGCCAACTCTGCTGCACACGCTCGTTTGTTTTATCCTCCCTTTGCACTTTCAAGTTTAAATCTTCATAATTGCTTTTGTCACTTGTGCACTAACATATTGACGCTTAGCTTTGAGTTCATGATGTCTCAGCGGAGCAGAAAGAGTGCTGAGCTAATAGAGGAAATGAGATATGCCTATGGTTGTAAGGCAAGAGAACGCTCATCACCTAAGTCTATGATGACGCGTTTCTTAGCAATGAAAAAACATGGTCGGCGGAGTTGTTGGGGGTTCAGGCCAAGCAGCGGGGTTAAACAGACATGCCAATCCGCTCACTAGGAACAAGAGTCGCGGCAAGAGAACGACACAAGCTTCTAACTCAAGAGAGGAAGACAGTGATTACGGAAAGGAGGAACCTGAGTCGCGCTCAAAACAAGCTCCCAGGAAATCTGTAAGACGGAAATCTGCCGAGATGAAGTTGACTCCCAAGAAGTACTACGAGCTGTTCCAACAGTGTGAATTCAGTGGAACAAGATATCCGCATCCTGAGACGATGGAGCTACTAGGGATTGGGGAGGATGTTCAGTATCTATTTCGGCGGTGCCATCTGGAGAGAATTATGAACACCCCCAAGAGTGGATACAGAGAGGATACAATCCAGTTCCTTTCTACTCTGGAGATGCACTTGTATGCGGATGAGCCAGGCATGATGTGTGATGGAGGCATGGGGTATCTTACATTCCGTGTTCATGGTCAATTCTACACACTTGCTTTCAACACCATCGAAGAGATCTTTGGATTTCCCAGCAGAACTGGGACTACGCTGCAGTCCGTTAGGCACGAAATATCAGCACTCTGGGCGACGATTGGAAGCACGCCTACATTCACTTCGTCAAAAACAAAGGCGTTGAACCTGAGAAGCCCAGTGTtgcgttacttccagaaggcGGTTGCCAATGCATTCTATGAcaaggagattaagggataCATCACGAATGGCAAGCTTGAAATGATTGATCTAGTGCTCAAGGGACTCTCATTCACAGCGATGGATGGCACCGAGCTGCAAGGTGACACGTCCAATACTTCTGTCTCGCTCTACCTCATCAATTACATGATGTCATACAAGACTTGGGTCTCGAGACTCAACAACAACCACTCTCCCGGAGTGATGTGTATGGGCGTCGTGGCGACTTGTTTTTTTGAGGCAGCTGGTGTTCCATTATCTTCCGAGCCACACCCACCACGCTGGATCGACGTGAACAACCTGCGACAGTTTCACACTCTAGAGCGGGGTTTGAGGCAAGGACGGTTAATttacaagtttgtgcatccACAGGTTGGTACCTCGAGATTACTCCTGCCTTACGTCGAGTTGACTACTATCTTGAGGGGTGAACATGTCGAGTTCATACCTCCCACGGACACTCTCTACGAATCTGGGGATGAGGTGCAGCGAGCAGAGATTGCAAAAGCAAGGTCAGACCGGATGGAGGAGGATACAGAGGAGTACCGCCCAGAGCAGTTCTACTTCGAGGAGTACACAGAACCAAGAATGGCTAATGGTGTCAAAGAAGCTCATGAACGCCTCAACAATATTCAGCGTTGGGGGAAGGCCAGAGACAAGGCATTCAGCAGCTTCACCAAGACTCTGACGAACTTCATGCGTAAGTTTAGCTGCTCGACTTCCACTACCGCCGTCCCTACGTCTATCCCCGAGAACTCCAGACCCATGCTGGGATGCGGCTCCGCGACACTCGAGCGAACACTATCGCCGCTTCCCTCtccagcacgtcaatcttcatatgtgccACGGGAGCGTCAACCTTCACTCACtccttcacgccactcgtcaCACAAGTCTAGGGAGAGACAGTGATGTGGTTTGCGCGGTTCCAGAGCCTCCTCTAGTCGGTGATCCGCGCGTCGTTCTGCAGCTCGAGATGAGCATGAGGTTGAGATTGAGGTTTAGCAGCGAGTTGAACATCAgggtgattatcagcctaccGAGGTTGTTGTATTGGTATTCGACCATGGTGAGTCTAGAGTCTatgacatgcagtgtgacgagcagccgaacatgtatcagaacacgcaagtGGTTaagcagcaagtcgaccaaccagctgaggtcACACCTGCGGATCCAGAACTGGGTGAAGGACAGAGTCAATATAacgctcctccttgggcgagctccgactccttcttctactactgaggtactcctaccttcctttgtatataccatttcattcctgcattgtttctgttgtgattctcaaatccttctgcaaatttttcttacataggagactgtgtaatttaagtttgggggagggtttgagatgatgtatctgatcttgtgttttgtgattcttatttcatatttttgtattatatcaTGTTTAAGTCTACATTcatttatttgcatagaaaaaccaaaaaaattgaaaaagttgaaaatttccacaaaaacagagtgttcatgtagcttgcacttgcatattaggattgagtctagtgtcattcatatagggttgttgcatttagcataggggttgatgatgattgtaaccttgttagcatgttgtattcaataggataggatcaaggcccttgttattagttctttgatgcatattgattgaacttgaaattgtaagattgaagcatgttttgaattgatatcattccctatctacctgaacctaatctTGACTTAcaattatcctgttatgcattgaaattgaactcatggataccacatacatacttggattatctttctcctttttaccacccttgttaatccaagtagctgattcccatctttggaacagttccccgcacccttaaccaacccttctttcaagccaattgtattcttgagtgtcaagccttttccgagttgagcttgttagaaagtgttaggttctaaccgacaagagtaggatcctgtgtagttctagttcgcattatccggactagtaggactaggtgagaacttgattttgggtattgggtatggatttgtgcagtaaagtaaagggtagaaagtcttaaggagggagatgtgttttcaaagtttacaagtctagtaaaggatatgggttgagcaaagtaaaaagaattattggttctgggcataaaataaaaaaatttagacaaagaaaaaaaaaatgcttaagatgtcTATAGTcctcagaagaaaagaaaaggaaccacAGTGATATTAAAGTTTTCCCAATCTgctagaatgaaaagaaatgaactcctcctaagactaagtgtaAAGAGTTTAAGATCTTGTTGCTGacgaagggtagagataggaccaatttctgggttagaatgttaggGCTCAGTTTTCTTgtggacctttgggtagacatgGCACCACTCTtttatgtatcagttggtttcaacctttagccttctcttaagctcaactattttcatgagagaaccttgttatgTATTGACAGAACCACTTGAGAAAGAGACCACATTTGTCTCTAGCCtttcaccctagccaaatgagttcaatgacattgcttagcttgattcacggttctctgttaatgaaggttaaagggaatgattgataggattgcatgtgtagattccaaaaaataaagttccttcaccatgcatcatagaactaaaaacaaggaccttgattctaactactctattcaacatgttttaggttcagagaccccatcttcacacctctctcCCATTCTTTGTTCATGATTATTTGCTTAAGGGCAAACAAataataagtttgggggagttgatatgtctatattttgcatctccttagtatgtatttgtcatgcatttagctaggataactagtcgtATTGCATCATTTTAAAACCTCTTTTATACAATTTGCATatttaggaagtttttgcatcaCCCTTGCATGCATTGTGCATTTcgaagtatttcaggtgtttaggagacgCCGGAGACGCAGACGATCGAGCTACTCTCAGCggccacaatcgagccactctcaacctccacaatcgagccactctcaacctacgcaatcgagccactctcaacctccacaatcgagccactctcaacctccacaatcgagccaccggtctagagattcagcttttgac
It encodes the following:
- the LOC104728046 gene encoding uncharacterized protein LOC104728046, with protein sequence MESSTRCLLRIKALEYKALWAIKLLNLDIDTAKAKRTLDLHELEEIRLDAYESSKIYKERTKNFHDKKIVVKELKAGDQEVLSFGAITLLNKDSSEFNINGQRVKKYLADQVRPEGSSVLFYEPRKA